One window from the genome of Parasteatoda tepidariorum isolate YZ-2023 chromosome 8, CAS_Ptep_4.0, whole genome shotgun sequence encodes:
- the LOC122270543 gene encoding uncharacterized protein has translation MPYHINFLFRVNVKRSGVKKYGYLKEDGVIEKKKGKPFNHKSFFKDVVLDNYDVIKPFVGRIGSEYLDLNLAQPENLDAAFSCDPSDTGNSKIKKDPNNCQD, from the exons ATGCCatatcatattaattttctttttagagtcAACGTCAAAAGATCTGGCGTTAAAAAGTATGGCTATTTGAAGGAAGATGGAgtgattgaaaaaaagaagggaaaaccCTTCAACCACAAATCTTTCTTTAAAGATGTTGTGTTGGATAACTATGATGTGATCAAGCCATTCGTAGGACGAATCGGCTCAGAATACCTGGATCTCAATTTGGCTCAG CCAGAAAATCTGGATGCAGCATTTTCCTGCGATCCTAGTGATACTGGCAATTCTAAGATCAAAAAGGATCCAAATAATTGTCAGGACTAA